One genomic segment of Gimesia chilikensis includes these proteins:
- the nrfH gene encoding cytochrome c nitrite reductase small subunit, which translates to MKKLTRPRLTTALLIVIAILIGGLVGVGTFTFGYAQGSSYLKADSQSCANCHVMQGHFDAWLKSSHGKFAGCNDCHAPHDGVASKYYCKARNGFFHSLAFTTGDFEENLRITDYNRRVTEQACRNCHQDLVHQIDINAIGELQNGKTERLESNACIRCHSSVGHDT; encoded by the coding sequence ATGAAAAAGCTAACCCGCCCCCGTCTGACCACTGCATTACTGATTGTAATTGCCATCCTGATCGGAGGTCTCGTGGGCGTCGGCACATTCACATTCGGCTACGCACAAGGTTCCTCTTATCTCAAAGCCGATTCCCAGTCTTGTGCGAACTGTCATGTAATGCAGGGGCACTTTGATGCCTGGCTGAAATCATCGCATGGGAAATTCGCGGGCTGCAATGATTGTCACGCACCGCACGACGGTGTTGCCTCGAAGTATTACTGCAAGGCTCGGAACGGCTTTTTCCATTCGCTGGCGTTCACAACGGGTGACTTCGAAGAGAACCTGAGAATTACCGATTACAACCGACGTGTCACTGAGCAAGCCTGTCGGAACTGCCATCAGGATCTTGTGCACCAGATCGACATCAACGCGATTGGCGAATTACAAAACGGCAAAACCGAGCGACTGGAATCCAATGCATGTATTCGCTGTCATTCCAGTGTGGGGCACGATACCTGA
- a CDS encoding ammonia-forming cytochrome c nitrite reductase subunit c552 — protein MNKSTRQISLSTLLLVAVISAALCFGVVALLTNIFERKQEARTTVMRVVEIDDNTTDPAVWGKNFPLQYDDYLKTADMVQTTYGGSEAIPQAPTDADPRDFVSRSKLERIPQLKQMWAGYAFSKDYREKRGHAFMLTDQLYTERQKVGQPGTCIHCHASTYVPMKELGDGDIMAGFEKLNTMPYMQAKDHVKHPVACIDCHEPETMALRITRPAFMEGIAAYKASQGIEDYDVNRDATRQEMRSYICGQCHVEYYFKGDKKRLTYPWAKGLTVDAAYEYYEEENFKDWTHAETEAPMLKAQHPEFELWSQGIHARAGVSCADCHMAYKRVGAMKISDHHIRSPLLNVNASCGTCHKADDKELIARTEMIQARHQKLVEVALDSVIDLVNDINAAKKKGISAEKLKEAQQWQRKATFYVDYVEAENSSGFHAGQEAARILGESINYSRKGQNVLHQAAQD, from the coding sequence ATGAATAAGTCTACCAGACAAATCTCCCTGTCCACTCTGTTACTGGTGGCGGTCATCTCGGCAGCCCTCTGTTTTGGAGTGGTGGCTTTGCTGACGAATATTTTCGAACGTAAGCAGGAGGCCCGTACGACGGTCATGCGGGTGGTTGAGATCGATGACAATACCACTGATCCCGCAGTCTGGGGAAAGAACTTTCCGCTGCAATACGATGATTATCTGAAAACAGCCGACATGGTGCAGACAACTTACGGCGGGAGTGAGGCGATTCCCCAGGCACCGACCGATGCTGACCCGCGCGACTTTGTTTCACGGAGTAAACTGGAACGCATTCCTCAACTGAAACAGATGTGGGCCGGGTATGCCTTTTCGAAAGATTATCGCGAAAAACGCGGCCATGCCTTTATGCTGACCGATCAGCTTTATACCGAACGCCAGAAAGTAGGGCAGCCCGGGACCTGCATCCACTGTCACGCTTCCACATACGTCCCGATGAAGGAACTCGGTGATGGGGACATCATGGCAGGTTTTGAAAAACTCAATACCATGCCTTACATGCAGGCCAAAGATCATGTGAAGCATCCCGTCGCCTGTATCGACTGTCACGAACCGGAGACGATGGCACTGCGAATCACCCGACCCGCGTTCATGGAAGGCATCGCAGCCTATAAGGCCTCGCAGGGAATCGAAGACTATGACGTCAATCGTGACGCCACGCGGCAGGAAATGCGGTCTTATATCTGTGGACAATGTCACGTGGAATACTATTTCAAAGGGGATAAAAAACGGCTGACCTATCCCTGGGCGAAAGGCCTCACGGTCGATGCCGCTTACGAGTATTACGAAGAAGAAAACTTCAAAGACTGGACGCACGCGGAAACAGAAGCGCCGATGCTGAAAGCTCAGCATCCGGAATTCGAGCTCTGGTCACAAGGCATTCATGCGCGGGCCGGTGTCAGTTGCGCGGATTGTCATATGGCGTATAAACGGGTGGGAGCGATGAAGATCAGCGATCATCATATCCGCAGTCCGTTACTGAATGTGAATGCTTCCTGTGGCACCTGTCATAAAGCAGACGACAAAGAGCTGATTGCCCGCACGGAAATGATTCAGGCCCGTCATCAGAAACTGGTGGAGGTTGCCCTGGACAGTGTGATCGATCTGGTCAATGACATTAACGCTGCGAAGAAGAAAGGAATCTCTGCTGAGAAACTCAAGGAGGCCCAGCAATGGCAACGCAAAGCCACCTTCTATGTCGACTATGTCGAAGCCGAAAATTCCTCTGGTTTCCATGCAGGTCAGGAGGCAGCCCGGATTCTGGGCGAGTCGATCAACTACTCCCGCAAAGGACAGAATGTGCTGCATCAGGCCGCACAGGACTGA